A portion of the Pseudomonas synxantha BG33R genome contains these proteins:
- the zapE gene encoding cell division protein ZapE: MAVLALFQRLLGKKTDAWCASPIPAYFQKKAEQQGYTLSDGQIRAITALNRQAQHLLNGQATRSLYLHGPVGRGKSWLLEGFFQALPIAEKQRVHFHDFFARLHQGMFVHREHEDALGVTLDQLLADCRVLCFDEFHVHDIGDAMLISRLFKALFQRGVLVLVTSNYPPEGLLPNPLYHERFKPVIDLIAARMDVLQVSAPQDFRSLPQAHAQQRFTRGHYVWPGTPAQRESLGVPATNGPAQTLTVGNRQLLCRDHQARTILFTFNDLCEQLTAVMDYLLLCQDFDHWIIDGLPQLAECPIAVQQRFINLVDVLYDQDKHLTLMGHQPLDKALEGQAIDLARTASRLRQLHMLCPQTAPEPLS, from the coding sequence TTGGCCGTGCTTGCCCTGTTCCAGCGCCTGCTGGGTAAAAAAACCGACGCCTGGTGTGCCTCGCCCATTCCTGCCTATTTTCAGAAAAAGGCCGAACAACAGGGCTACACCCTCAGTGACGGCCAAATCCGGGCGATTACCGCCCTGAATCGGCAGGCCCAGCACCTGCTTAATGGCCAGGCCACGCGCAGCCTGTACCTGCACGGCCCGGTAGGTCGCGGCAAGAGCTGGCTGCTGGAAGGGTTTTTCCAGGCGCTGCCCATCGCCGAGAAGCAACGCGTGCATTTCCACGACTTCTTTGCCCGGCTGCACCAGGGCATGTTTGTGCACCGCGAGCATGAGGATGCCTTGGGCGTCACTCTGGATCAGTTGCTCGCTGATTGCCGTGTGCTGTGTTTTGACGAGTTCCATGTGCACGATATCGGCGATGCAATGCTCATCAGCCGCTTGTTCAAGGCCCTGTTCCAACGCGGCGTGCTGGTATTGGTAACGTCCAACTACCCGCCCGAAGGGTTGCTGCCCAACCCGCTGTACCACGAACGATTCAAACCGGTGATCGACCTGATCGCCGCACGCATGGACGTGCTGCAAGTCAGCGCGCCCCAGGACTTTCGCAGCCTGCCCCAGGCCCACGCCCAACAACGTTTCACCCGCGGCCACTATGTGTGGCCGGGTACACCGGCGCAGCGGGAAAGCCTGGGTGTGCCTGCCACCAATGGCCCGGCGCAAACCCTGACGGTTGGCAATCGGCAGTTGCTGTGCCGAGACCATCAGGCGCGGACCATCCTGTTCACCTTCAACGACCTGTGTGAACAGCTCACCGCCGTGATGGATTACCTGCTGCTGTGCCAGGACTTCGACCACTGGATCATCGACGGTCTGCCGCAGTTGGCCGAATGCCCTATCGCCGTGCAACAGCGTTTTATCAACCTGGTGGACGTGCTCTACGATCAGGACAAACACCTGACCCTCATGGGTCACCAGCCGCTGGATAAAGCCCTGGAAGGCCAGGCCATCGACCTCGCCCGCACCGCCAGTCGCCTGCGCCAATTGCACATGCTCTGCCCGCAAACCGCGCCCGAGCCGCTATCATGA
- a CDS encoding spore coat U domain-containing protein — protein MHVLVSRMGVCALGLVLASSLNAATTVTGQISSSLTLIASCQVNGSGAATGLNFGSLNFGTTNSLFTNADAQLLGGTGTGGALSILCSAGATPAVKVRAGAHDGASPGGTRALADGAGNFVPYDFYTDSGHSALLAIDGVVTLATSTGVAQTVNLYGRAVGKAGLPAGTYTDTVAVELTF, from the coding sequence ATGCATGTACTCGTATCGCGAATGGGCGTGTGTGCCCTGGGCCTGGTGCTGGCCTCCAGCCTGAATGCGGCGACCACGGTCACCGGGCAGATCAGTTCGAGCCTGACCTTGATCGCCAGTTGCCAGGTCAACGGCTCCGGGGCGGCTACCGGGCTGAATTTCGGTAGCTTGAACTTCGGCACCACCAACAGCCTGTTTACCAATGCCGACGCCCAACTGCTGGGCGGCACCGGCACCGGCGGGGCGCTGTCGATTCTGTGTTCAGCCGGCGCCACGCCTGCGGTGAAGGTGCGTGCCGGCGCCCATGATGGTGCCTCGCCGGGTGGCACCCGTGCGCTGGCCGATGGGGCGGGTAACTTCGTGCCCTACGATTTCTACACCGACAGCGGGCATTCAGCGCTGTTGGCGATCGATGGCGTGGTGACGCTCGCCACCAGTACCGGTGTGGCGCAGACCGTCAACCTCTACGGTCGCGCGGTGGGCAAGGCGGGCCTGCCGGCAGGTACTTACACCGATACCGTGGCCGTGGAGCTGACGTTCTGA
- a CDS encoding molecular chaperone: MHSTSRRWWAAGIALGLLCGAGLVQAASSVLIWPIDPVLEADQQASALWLENRGTETANLQIRVFAWSQNGFDEQYQNQRDVIGSPPVAKIEPGQKQLVRLTRTREVPPGQELAYRIIIDEIPSALQVPAPPEGKNTAAAIRFQMRYSVPLFAYGAGLWSKDDATRQRDPKGAGKPDLSWQKVNVGGRNYIEVRNQGAVHARLTDASFKQGGQTRPLVEGLLGYVLPGASMRWPVPDAVSADQPLQVRVNGAPQVESLAPKR, translated from the coding sequence ATGCATTCAACTTCCCGGCGGTGGTGGGCCGCGGGTATTGCCTTGGGGCTTTTGTGTGGCGCAGGGCTGGTGCAGGCGGCCAGTTCGGTGCTGATCTGGCCCATCGACCCGGTGCTGGAGGCCGACCAACAGGCCAGCGCGCTGTGGTTGGAGAACCGTGGCACGGAGACGGCCAACCTGCAGATCCGCGTATTTGCCTGGAGCCAGAATGGCTTCGACGAGCAGTACCAGAACCAGCGCGACGTGATCGGCAGCCCGCCGGTGGCCAAAATCGAGCCCGGCCAGAAGCAACTGGTGCGCCTGACCAGAACCCGCGAAGTACCGCCGGGGCAGGAGCTGGCCTATCGCATCATCATCGATGAAATTCCCTCGGCGCTGCAGGTGCCGGCGCCGCCGGAAGGCAAGAACACGGCGGCGGCGATTCGCTTCCAGATGCGCTATTCGGTGCCCTTGTTTGCCTACGGCGCCGGGTTGTGGAGCAAGGACGACGCCACGCGTCAACGCGACCCCAAGGGCGCCGGCAAGCCGGACTTGAGCTGGCAAAAGGTCAATGTGGGCGGGCGCAATTACATCGAGGTGCGCAACCAGGGCGCTGTGCATGCGCGGCTCACCGATGCGTCGTTCAAACAAGGCGGGCAGACCCGGCCGCTGGTAGAAGGTTTGCTCGGCTATGTGCTGCCGGGCGCGAGTATGCGCTGGCCGGTGCCGGATGCCGTATCAGCCGACCAGCCGTTGCAGGTCAGGGTCAACGGCGCGCCGCAAGTGGAAAGCCTGGCGCCCAAGCGATAA
- a CDS encoding spore coat U domain-containing protein: MVSRYLAIAALGGLLLLAEDAQAAVANGQIHARLVITASCEVSKGVERAPVTPDGGTALLDFGSQGPTWNDTLGATISDGDKAPLSVSCNPSLVSSFTVTIDGGAHGDGTTRRLSNGRQTIPYRLSADALGQSAYRIGQQRNFVVTQGAQVPIPVFGSVVANTRALPAGIYTDTLTVTLDW, translated from the coding sequence ATGGTAAGCCGCTATCTGGCCATCGCGGCCTTGGGCGGCCTGCTGTTGCTGGCCGAGGACGCGCAGGCGGCTGTGGCCAACGGGCAGATTCACGCACGGTTGGTGATTACCGCCAGTTGCGAAGTCAGCAAAGGCGTGGAACGTGCGCCGGTGACTCCGGACGGTGGCACTGCGCTGTTGGATTTCGGCAGCCAGGGGCCGACCTGGAACGACACCTTGGGCGCGACCATTTCCGATGGCGATAAAGCGCCGCTGTCGGTGTCCTGCAACCCGTCGTTGGTCAGCAGTTTTACCGTGACCATCGACGGTGGCGCCCATGGCGACGGTACCACGCGCCGCTTGAGCAACGGGCGCCAGACCATTCCCTATCGGCTATCGGCCGATGCGTTGGGCCAGAGTGCCTACCGCATCGGCCAGCAACGCAATTTCGTCGTGACCCAGGGCGCACAGGTACCCATCCCGGTATTCGGCTCCGTGGTGGCGAATACCAGGGCCCTACCGGCCGGCATCTACACAGACACCCTGACGGTGACTCTGGATTGGTAA
- a CDS encoding spore coat U domain-containing protein has translation MLCNTASAAQLQVEVRIDVQRGCQLVGTTRTAGIEQLGVLDFGSGPRLDDPAGPLSAALISQRQPRLECNPDTPYQMRVDGGLHGGVGEVRYLSNAMPLSKPIPYRIYADAARLIPLPVDVPVSGRVPDTGSVDLPLYGRIEPLKDIPAVGRYSDLLKVTVTW, from the coding sequence ATGCTCTGCAACACGGCTTCTGCTGCGCAACTCCAGGTGGAGGTGCGTATCGACGTGCAGCGGGGTTGCCAGTTGGTGGGCACCACTCGCACTGCGGGCATCGAGCAACTTGGCGTATTGGATTTCGGCAGCGGCCCGCGTCTGGATGACCCGGCCGGCCCCCTGAGTGCGGCCCTGATCAGCCAGCGCCAGCCGCGCCTGGAGTGCAACCCCGACACGCCTTACCAAATGCGCGTTGACGGCGGCCTGCACGGTGGCGTGGGCGAAGTGCGTTACCTCAGTAATGCGATGCCCTTAAGCAAGCCCATTCCTTATCGCATTTATGCCGACGCAGCCCGGTTGATCCCCTTGCCGGTGGACGTGCCGGTCAGCGGCCGCGTACCGGACACCGGCTCGGTTGATTTGCCGTTGTATGGCCGCATTGAACCGCTCAAAGACATCCCTGCGGTGGGGCGTTATTCCGACCTGCTCAAGGTCACGGTCACATGGTAA
- a CDS encoding spore coat U domain-containing protein: MWLRLGLACGLALPLPLSAVTSQSFQVSATITPGCLIVGGGSNYGALAYGSYSALATGTVTAALTGGVTLQCTPGVALSMSVDGGLHNSAGRNLQLNSGSARVAYQLFRDAAFSQSLGVSQSVSVTYSDANNISLPIYGRVVLPGNQPGGTYSDTLQVQLSW, from the coding sequence CTGTGGCTCAGGCTGGGGTTGGCTTGTGGATTGGCGCTGCCGTTGCCGTTGTCGGCAGTGACCAGCCAGAGCTTCCAGGTCAGCGCGACCATTACTCCCGGTTGCCTGATCGTGGGCGGTGGTTCCAACTACGGCGCGTTGGCCTATGGCAGCTACTCGGCACTGGCCACCGGTACGGTCACGGCAGCCCTTACCGGCGGTGTGACCTTGCAATGCACACCGGGGGTGGCGCTGAGCATGAGTGTGGATGGCGGCCTTCACAACAGCGCCGGGCGTAACTTGCAGCTCAACAGCGGCAGCGCGCGGGTGGCCTATCAACTGTTTCGCGACGCGGCGTTCAGCCAGAGCCTGGGCGTCAGCCAGAGCGTCAGCGTGACTTACAGCGATGCCAACAACATCAGCCTGCCGATTTACGGGCGGGTGGTATTACCGGGCAATCAGCCTGGGGGGACGTACAGCGACACGCTGCAGGTGCAGCTGTCGTGGTAG